One genomic region from uncultured Cohaesibacter sp. encodes:
- a CDS encoding sulfite exporter TauE/SafE family protein, translating to MLETLPLFAHTQLTEVTLWGLIIASFFTSAFTAAFGIGGGVTLLAILGMVIPVTTLIPVHGTVQMGSNAGRAWHLRNHIHWRLIGLIALGAIVGTLLGSQIVIALPDALLKIILALFVLAITWLPTPRRVKSGDRTVGVGAFIASLAGMFVGATGPLLAALISGRIANRQGVVATHAAAMTLSHALKIIAFGFIGFAYTNWLGLIGAMILSGYLGTRTGSKLLHVMDEALFRKIFRVIITALALLMLLGAARSVL from the coding sequence TTGCTGGAAACCTTGCCCCTTTTTGCCCATACCCAGCTTACAGAGGTGACGCTCTGGGGGCTCATCATTGCGAGCTTCTTCACATCTGCCTTCACGGCCGCCTTTGGCATTGGCGGCGGCGTGACCCTTCTGGCGATTTTAGGCATGGTCATTCCTGTAACCACGCTCATTCCCGTGCATGGCACAGTGCAGATGGGGTCCAACGCCGGGCGTGCATGGCATCTGCGAAACCATATCCATTGGCGTCTGATTGGGCTTATTGCGCTGGGCGCTATTGTCGGCACCCTTCTTGGGTCTCAGATCGTCATCGCCCTACCCGATGCCCTTCTCAAGATCATTCTTGCCCTGTTCGTTCTGGCTATCACCTGGCTGCCCACACCAAGGCGGGTGAAAAGCGGAGATCGCACTGTTGGAGTTGGTGCTTTTATCGCTTCTCTGGCAGGCATGTTTGTGGGCGCCACCGGGCCACTGCTTGCTGCCCTCATTTCCGGCAGGATCGCCAACCGGCAAGGGGTCGTTGCCACTCATGCCGCAGCCATGACACTCTCCCACGCCTTGAAGATCATCGCCTTCGGTTTTATCGGCTTTGCCTATACCAATTGGTTGGGCCTTATCGGCGCCATGATCCTGTCTGGATATCTGGGCACCCGCACCGGCAGCAAACTTCTCCATGTCATGGATGAGGCGCTGTTTCGCAAGATTTTCAGAGTGATCATCACGGCGCTGGCGCTGCTCATGCTTTTGGGCGCAGCCCGAAGCGTGCTGTGA
- a CDS encoding ATP-binding cassette domain-containing protein: MGDNLLSIENVHFAYGSQPVLADISLTCSAQGVVALMGPSGCGKTTLLSLMLGLLKPDAGRIVCAEQRLSVMFQEPLLLPWRTAIDNVAFALKGQVAARREREEKAAAMLKAVELPEEHYRQFPHQLSGGMRQRVSLARALVVEPDMLLLDEPFHGLDFSLVQQMQALLCHHVDALGMGLLMVTHDARHAVALADEILLLTSAPGRIVTRFENYGRGNRQQELALADEIEHALMGDVTARFGLRPKA; encoded by the coding sequence ATGGGGGATAATCTGCTCTCTATCGAGAATGTCCATTTTGCCTATGGCTCCCAACCGGTGCTGGCGGATATATCGCTGACCTGCTCAGCACAGGGAGTGGTGGCGCTTATGGGGCCTTCTGGATGTGGCAAGACAACTTTGTTGTCTCTGATGCTTGGACTTTTGAAGCCCGATGCTGGCCGGATTGTCTGCGCCGAGCAGCGTCTTTCAGTGATGTTTCAAGAGCCCTTGTTGTTGCCATGGCGGACGGCCATCGACAATGTGGCTTTTGCCTTGAAGGGGCAGGTTGCTGCTCGTCGTGAGCGGGAGGAAAAGGCGGCGGCTATGCTGAAGGCCGTGGAGTTGCCTGAGGAGCATTATCGGCAATTTCCCCATCAGCTTTCGGGCGGTATGCGTCAACGGGTTTCGCTGGCGCGGGCGCTCGTTGTCGAACCGGATATGCTGCTGTTGGACGAGCCATTCCACGGGCTTGATTTCAGTTTGGTCCAGCAGATGCAGGCGCTGTTGTGTCATCATGTTGATGCACTCGGAATGGGCCTGTTGATGGTGACCCATGATGCCCGCCATGCTGTGGCGCTGGCCGATGAAATCTTGTTGCTGACATCCGCGCCGGGTCGCATCGTGACCCGTTTTGAGAATTATGGTCGGGGCAATCGGCAACAGGAATTGGCGCTGGCCGATGAGATTGAACACGCTCTGATGGGGGATGTCACAGCACGCTTCGGGCTGCGCCCAAAAGCATGA
- a CDS encoding ABC transporter permease subunit yields the protein MAKRDRQSSGYLRRGLLFAVGVGGMLTLWQVGHVAYGSLVLPGVGETFVMLGQMIRAGEVVAAVQATAFNALAGWCISVVMGVMAGGMAGRFKDVRFVLQPVSIILLGIPAIAWIVLALLWFGGRWAVVFTVAVATAPMIFAAALQAVRSLDGDLARMARAFHTPPRAMVSDVYGPHMLAYLYPALATTLAMSWKVSIMAELLSGSGGIGDGIAAARARVDTAQLLAWVVVVVFILIVLDHLLLRLVRERMHVWRRQEEGGRHGG from the coding sequence GTGGCCAAGCGTGATCGACAAAGTTCCGGATATTTGAGGCGGGGCCTGCTGTTTGCTGTCGGCGTCGGGGGAATGCTGACGCTATGGCAGGTGGGCCATGTTGCCTATGGCTCGCTCGTGCTGCCCGGCGTCGGCGAAACCTTTGTTATGCTTGGCCAGATGATCAGGGCAGGGGAGGTAGTGGCCGCAGTTCAGGCCACGGCCTTCAATGCGCTTGCAGGCTGGTGCATCAGTGTCGTGATGGGTGTGATGGCAGGAGGCATGGCCGGTCGCTTCAAGGATGTGCGTTTTGTTTTGCAGCCGGTGTCCATCATCCTTCTCGGCATTCCGGCGATCGCGTGGATCGTGTTGGCGCTCCTGTGGTTTGGTGGCCGGTGGGCGGTGGTCTTTACGGTTGCCGTGGCGACCGCGCCGATGATCTTCGCTGCCGCCTTGCAAGCTGTGCGTAGCCTTGATGGGGATCTGGCGCGGATGGCTCGCGCCTTCCATACGCCACCACGGGCGATGGTAAGCGATGTCTATGGGCCTCATATGCTGGCCTATCTCTATCCGGCGCTGGCCACAACGCTGGCCATGTCATGGAAAGTTTCCATTATGGCCGAGTTGCTCTCTGGCTCGGGTGGCATCGGCGATGGCATCGCAGCGGCGCGGGCGCGGGTGGATACGGCCCAATTGCTGGCGTGGGTGGTTGTTGTCGTCTTTATCCTGATTGTGCTTGACCATCTGCTGCTGCGCCTCGTGCGCGAGCGCATGCATGTCTGGCGCAGGCAGGAAGAAGGGGGCAGGCATGGGGGATAA
- a CDS encoding PhnD/SsuA/transferrin family substrate-binding protein — translation MFLPSDMQVDRRSLLKWAAGLAVAGAPFSLGGLSANAASGGSLTLWGIPASPSAVFARAVASGALEGIAPDLRFDVWKSTDQMRAGIASGDFKLFATSTYAAANFFNRGAGTVMLNVVTWGVLYVMARDEGITRIEDLAGKRVLLSNKNEAPDLLFRLVLMWAGLDPNKDVTLDYVGSPGEAVPLYLSGRGDVAVLHEPASTAALFRAKKAGLPLYRAIDITKVYGAHTGRGPRIPQVGLAVNPAFLEEKPEVVAAVHQACVEAGEWIKANWDAAGKLAAQSLPLPAPVIAQSLPYVHLDVQSAKEARADIELYFEHLMSLDPGIVGGRKPTPDFYWG, via the coding sequence ATGTTTTTACCGTCGGACATGCAAGTTGATCGGCGTTCTTTGCTCAAATGGGCGGCTGGCTTGGCTGTTGCCGGGGCGCCTTTCTCTCTGGGCGGCCTGTCGGCCAATGCGGCTTCTGGTGGCAGTCTAACCTTGTGGGGCATTCCTGCCTCTCCTTCTGCCGTCTTCGCCCGTGCAGTGGCCTCTGGTGCTTTGGAGGGGATTGCGCCGGATTTGCGGTTTGATGTTTGGAAAAGCACCGACCAGATGCGGGCGGGCATTGCCTCTGGCGACTTCAAGCTGTTTGCGACCTCCACCTATGCTGCTGCCAATTTCTTCAATCGCGGCGCAGGCACGGTGATGCTCAATGTGGTGACATGGGGTGTGCTCTATGTGATGGCCCGCGACGAGGGCATAACCAGAATTGAGGATCTGGCGGGCAAGCGGGTTTTGCTGTCCAACAAGAATGAAGCGCCCGATTTGTTGTTTCGTCTTGTGCTTATGTGGGCTGGACTGGACCCGAACAAGGATGTGACGCTGGATTATGTCGGCTCGCCGGGGGAAGCGGTGCCGCTTTATCTCTCAGGGCGCGGCGATGTGGCCGTGTTGCATGAACCCGCATCGACTGCGGCGCTGTTTCGGGCCAAAAAAGCCGGGCTGCCTCTTTATCGAGCCATTGATATCACTAAGGTTTACGGCGCTCACACGGGGCGAGGGCCGCGCATTCCGCAGGTGGGGTTGGCGGTCAACCCTGCCTTTCTTGAAGAGAAGCCGGAGGTCGTTGCCGCCGTGCATCAGGCCTGCGTCGAGGCGGGCGAGTGGATAAAGGCCAACTGGGATGCTGCAGGTAAGCTGGCTGCGCAATCTCTTCCCCTGCCTGCGCCGGTGATCGCCCAGTCTCTGCCCTATGTGCATCTGGATGTGCAGTCAGCCAAAGAGGCGCGCGCGGATATCGAGCTTTATTTTGAGCATCTGATGAGCCTTGATCCGGGCATCGTTGGTGGTAGGAAGCCGACGCCGGATTTTTACTGGGGGTAA
- a CDS encoding FAD-dependent oxidoreductase: MAQVVYGVWDGVVHDARRDLPGKDTPLAALRNFDEFDEGNAVRAFFADRGFFVFDESVSLVDGLFHYINKAAEQSCGACTPCRMGTVLIRDALDKMRRGLDSPLDFDDIEMLADQMKETSLCGLGQTCCIALLEVIHHFREQIEKEVANHMPIRAQHGMAYMTAPCIEACPSKVNVPRYIDYIRDGKPENSLGVLLQKYPMAATCGRVCVRYCEQACRRKFVDEAVGIKTLKRFVADQQKGPHALKFTREMIQKPLADGMKVAVIGAGPAGISCAYHLLLHGYHVDVFEKQDKAGGMAQIGIPNYRLPKDTLAMETDIIVDLGGRFLFGQQLGADFTIDDLFQRGYKAVFLGLGCQEGTMLGLKNEEQVREGYFTGIDFLLKVHDHVDGINTFQLKGDVVVVGGGNVAMDCVRSAVRLGADNAHLIYRRTRDAMPADTEEVEEAEKEDIDFHTLCTPTRIISENGKIIGIELVEMEETEPDESGRRNVRPIPGTEHVMACSTVIAAIGQQVESQERIAEEGIDFNHWKCVEADKSLTTSRPGVFAGGDCVTGPSTLIYAMSAGLKAARSIDDWIQFGTPRFFKRSRMRELINENAFLANDAVETPVRNGYRVHNPALDPDLRKKMFGEVEQTISLEDAYTEAQRCMRCYRLYSVITKHSIPEGAA, encoded by the coding sequence GTGGCACAAGTGGTGTATGGCGTTTGGGATGGGGTTGTTCATGATGCACGGCGCGATTTGCCCGGCAAGGACACGCCACTCGCAGCCTTGCGAAATTTCGACGAATTTGACGAGGGAAATGCAGTCCGTGCCTTTTTTGCGGACAGGGGCTTTTTCGTCTTTGATGAGAGCGTCAGTCTGGTCGACGGGCTTTTTCATTATATCAACAAGGCTGCAGAACAATCCTGCGGTGCCTGCACGCCCTGCCGCATGGGCACAGTGCTGATACGGGACGCGCTGGACAAGATGCGCCGCGGGCTGGATTCCCCGCTCGATTTCGATGATATCGAAATGCTGGCTGACCAAATGAAGGAAACCTCCCTCTGTGGTCTGGGACAGACCTGCTGCATCGCCCTGTTGGAGGTCATCCATCACTTCCGCGAGCAAATCGAGAAGGAAGTGGCCAATCATATGCCCATCCGCGCTCAGCATGGCATGGCCTATATGACAGCTCCCTGCATCGAGGCTTGCCCCTCCAAGGTCAATGTGCCGCGCTATATCGACTATATCCGCGATGGCAAACCGGAAAACTCACTGGGTGTGTTGCTACAGAAATACCCCATGGCAGCCACCTGTGGCCGTGTCTGTGTGCGCTATTGCGAGCAGGCCTGCCGACGCAAATTCGTGGACGAGGCAGTGGGCATCAAAACCCTCAAGCGCTTTGTTGCGGACCAGCAGAAAGGGCCGCATGCCCTCAAATTCACCCGGGAAATGATCCAGAAGCCCCTCGCCGATGGCATGAAGGTCGCCGTCATTGGTGCCGGACCGGCAGGCATTTCCTGTGCCTATCATCTGCTGCTGCATGGCTATCATGTGGATGTGTTTGAAAAGCAGGATAAAGCCGGCGGCATGGCCCAGATCGGCATTCCCAACTATCGCCTGCCCAAAGATACCCTCGCCATGGAAACCGACATCATCGTTGATCTGGGGGGACGTTTCCTGTTTGGCCAGCAATTGGGAGCCGACTTCACCATCGACGATCTGTTCCAGCGCGGTTACAAGGCGGTCTTCCTTGGCCTTGGCTGTCAGGAAGGCACCATGTTGGGCCTCAAGAATGAAGAACAGGTGCGCGAAGGCTATTTCACCGGCATCGATTTCCTGCTCAAAGTACATGACCATGTGGATGGCATTAACACCTTCCAGCTCAAGGGCGATGTGGTGGTCGTCGGTGGCGGCAACGTTGCCATGGACTGCGTCCGCTCGGCGGTCCGCCTTGGTGCCGACAATGCTCACCTCATCTATCGCCGCACCCGCGATGCCATGCCTGCCGACACTGAAGAGGTGGAAGAAGCAGAGAAGGAAGATATCGACTTCCACACCCTTTGCACACCGACCCGCATTATCAGCGAGAATGGCAAGATTATCGGCATTGAACTGGTTGAGATGGAAGAAACCGAGCCGGACGAAAGCGGTCGCCGAAACGTGCGCCCCATCCCCGGCACGGAACATGTCATGGCCTGCTCAACGGTCATTGCCGCCATCGGCCAGCAGGTGGAAAGTCAGGAACGCATTGCCGAGGAAGGCATCGACTTCAACCATTGGAAATGCGTGGAAGCGGACAAGTCCCTGACCACCTCCCGACCTGGCGTCTTTGCCGGAGGGGACTGCGTTACCGGCCCCTCCACCCTCATCTACGCCATGTCGGCAGGGTTGAAGGCCGCACGCAGCATCGACGACTGGATCCAGTTCGGCACGCCGCGCTTCTTCAAGCGCTCTCGGATGCGCGAGCTGATCAACGAGAATGCCTTCCTCGCCAATGACGCCGTAGAAACGCCGGTGCGCAATGGCTATCGCGTGCATAATCCGGCGCTTGATCCGGATTTGCGCAAGAAAATGTTCGGCGAGGTGGAACAGACCATCAGTCTGGAAGACGCCTATACCGAGGCGCAACGCTGCATGCGCTGCTATCGCCTCTATTCCGTCATCACCAAGCATTCCATCCCCGAAGGAGCGGCCTGA